A window of Gossypium raimondii isolate GPD5lz chromosome 7, ASM2569854v1, whole genome shotgun sequence genomic DNA:
CGGTAGATGATGGGAGAAAAAGCACCATGTCTATGGTAAGTTGGATTTTGAAAGTCTAACAAATCATTTGAAGGAAGAAATGCTACTAAAGAGAGATTATATAGATATGATATTTGGTTAGGTATTATACACTTGAGATTTAATGTTTACCAAACTTTCTGCCTATGTTCCTGTAAGTCAAGCTAGAAAGTATTAGATGTGATGAAAAAGTAGAAATCATATGCAAGATAGGTTGGACATAAAAAAGgtacttcaattaaaatttccaacttaatttctttgttttcttgctTGTTCATCTGCTGTTTTCTGTTTTTGGCTTAATTGAGGTGTTTTGACATGGAGGATGGTGGAGTGAGAAGTAACTTGGAGAAAAATTTCAAACCTGCTTGAATGCCCCTCTTAGGCTTCCTCCATCTCCTTTTATAGGGGAAATTTTGAACTctgtttaatttcatttgaatccCGCACTGTTTCCTGATAAGGATGATGTCTCATCTTTGATTTGATGATATTTTTTGTCCTGATGTGGTTGCTTCCACGTTGCTTCCTTTTTTGGTCTTTTTCTTTGTTGGTTTTTCCTAAGTAGCTTCCTCTGTCTTTTCTTTTATCCTTCTTGGATATTATCtagattcatttcttcaatttcatctaGGTTTAATGGATCAATTGACAATCTTTGTGAGTTCCAACTTTCACATGTATTTTTGATTTCTTCAATTATATGAGATGGAAAATCGTCGATCTCCATGTCAGctatcttttttaatagttgAACAGATTTTTTACTTCTATCATCCTGGCGATATCCAACTCCATCATCATATGCCAATATTCTTCCACCGAGATTGTCaattgattcattaaatctagatgaaattgaagaaatgaatctaGATAATATCCAAGAAGGATAGAAGAAAAGACAAAGGAAGCTACTTGGGAAAaaccaacaaagaaaaaaaccgAAAAGGAAGCTACGTGGAAGAAACCACAATTGCATCTAGACAAAAAATGGAAGCAACGTGGAAGCAACCACATTAGGACAAGAAATATCATCAAATCAAAGATGAGACATCATCCTTATTAGTAAACTGTGCGggattcaaatgaaattaaacagAGTTCAGAATTTCTCCCATAAAAGGAGATGGAGGAAGCCTAAGAGGGGCATTCAAGTGGGTTTGAAATTTTTCTCCAAGTTACTTCTCATCCACCATCCTCCCCTATTTTGTAAAACTAGTCTAAGAGGGGCATTCAAgtgggtttgaattttttctcCAAGTTACTTTTCATCCACTATCCTTCCCTATTTTGTAAAACCGTTCCTTTACTACTAGTTTTACAAAATAGGGGAGGATGGTGGATGAGAAGTAACTTGGAGAAAAATTTCACACCCACTTGAATGCCCTTCTTAGGCTTCCTCCATCTCCTTTTATAGGAGAAATTCTGAACTctgtttaatttcatttgaatctCGCACAGTTTCTTGATAAGGATGATGTCTCATCTTTGATTTGATGATATTTTTTGTCCTGATGTGGTTGCTTCCACGttgcttccttttttgtttGGACATAGATGTGGTTGCTTCCACgttgcttcttttttttgtctGGATGCAATTGTGGTTTCTTCCATATAGCTTCCTTTTTTGGTCTTTTTCTTTGTTGGTTTTTCCTAAGTAGCTTCTTCTGTCTTTTCTTCTATCCTTTTTGGATATTATCtagattcatttcttcaatttcatctagatttaatgaatcaattGACAATCTTGGTGAGTTCCAACTTTCACATGTATTTTTGATTTCTTCAATTATATGAGATGGAAAATCGTCGATCTCCATGTCAGctatcttttttaatagttgAACAGATTCTTTACTTCTATCATCTTGGCGATATCCAGCTCCAGCATCATATGCCAATATTCTTCGTCCATCAGTCCTAAAGCAATAAGATTTTTGTTGAAGTAGATACTGGGCTTTGGTCATTAAATCTATTCCTGCTTGGATTTGATAATAACTGGGATTATTGTAAGGATCACCAGATAAGAGACCTAAATTTGATTTCAACATGACTTCTCCTAATGAACTTTGTTCTTCCAGGGACCTCTTTCTGCCTCAACTGTTGTAGTGCATGTTTCAAGGGCAGATGAGATTGAGAACAAAAGGAAGGATCTTCCAATAGTCATGATGGAGCAGGAAATAATGGAGGCTATAAATGAGAATTCTACTGTAATTATTTGTGGAGAGACTGGTTGTGGTAAAACCACACAAGTTCCACAGGTATGGTTTTATGATGCATGATTCTGTCTACTTAGTGGGATCTAGAAGCTTTTTTTCCATTTGATGATTCTGTTTTTTACCCTATTCTCCAATGTTTTAGTTTCTTTATGAAGCCGGATTTGGTTCAAACCAGTCTACTATTAGAAGTGGTGTCATTGGTGTTACTCAACCCCGCCGTGTTGCTGTCCTTGCTACTGCTAAGCGAGTTGCCTTTGAGCTTGGCCTTCATCTAGGTAAAGAAGTTGGGTTTCAAGTTAGGCATGACAAGAAGATTGGAGACAGATGCTCTATCAAGTTTATGACTGATGGGATTTTACTTAGAGAAGTTCAGGTTTTACTTCCAAGTTCTAATACTGTTTTTATCTCTGTGGTAATACTGATGAGTGATGACTatgtatgaaaaataaatatcttgCATTCTTCCTTTAGTACTTCCAGTTTAATATTCTTATCATATATCTTCACATTTTGTGGTTCAGAATGATGTTCTATTAAAGCGCTACTCTGTCATTGTTCTGGATGAGGCTCATGAGCGGAGCTTGAACACAGACATACTTATTGGAATGCTTTCTCGGGTAATTCGACTTCGGCAGGTGAAAATTGAAAGATGCTCTACCTTGGGTCAATGAACATAATTTCCtctcttatatatatacctttatCCTTGCTGTAATTGTGGCAGGATTTGTATGAGAAGCAACAACAGATGGTTCTTTCAGGACAAAGTATAAGCCCTGAAAACATGATATATCCATTAAACCTTGTTTTGATGAGTGCTACATTGCGAGTGGAGGACTTCATTTCTGGGAGAAGGTTATTTTGTGTTCCTCCTCCTGTAATCGAGGTTCCTACTAGGCAATATCCCGTCACGATACATTTCTCAAAGAGAACAGAGCTTGTGGATTATATTGGTCAAGCCTTCAAAAAGGTCATGTCTATACATAAGAGGCTTCCACCAGGTGGCATACTTGTTTTTGTCACTGGACAGAGAGAAGTAGAGTACTTGTGCCGAAGGTTACGCAAGGCTTCTAAGGGTGTGATCACTAACATTTCTAAAGGGGACAAAATTACTGAGGCTGCTCCTAACTCTCAATTAAATTCAGTTGAGGACATTAATATGAAGGATATTAGTGATGCATTTGAGACTAATGAAGACTCAGCCCACCAGAAGACTGACAGGTTCAGCTCATATGATGAAGATCAGTATGATTATCATGAGGATGATTCAGATGCTTCTTATGATTCAGAGATGGATAGCGAACTGGAAACTTTTGATGAGGATGACAACACATTGGATAAAAAATCCATGGAAAATAGTGGTAACTTGGTTGATGTGTTGGGAGGGGATGGAAACCTTGCTTCACTGAAAGCTGCTTTTGAAGCTTTGTCTGGGAAAAATGGGTTAGATTCTAATCCTGAGGGACAAGAGGCTGTCTCCATCAATCCAGAGAACAGCTTAGAGCAACCCTCTGCTCCCATTGAAAAAGTTAGTGAAGGTAATAGAGGCCTCAATACTGGTGCCCTACGAGTTCTACCACTTTATGCCATGCTATCTGCAGCTGCACAACTTTGTGTATTTGAGGAGGTGAAGGATGGAGAGCGGCTCGTTGTTGTTGCCACCAATGTGGCTGAAACCTCTTTAACCATCCCTGGAATAAAGTATGTGGTTGACACTGGGAGAGAAAAGGTTAAGAACTACAATCCTACCAATGATATGGAAACCTATGAGATCCAATGGATAAGTAAAGCATCTGCTGCTCAACGAGCAGGAAGAGCTGGAAGAACCGGTCCTGGCCATTGTTATCGTCTCTATTCTTCAGCAGTTTTTAGTAACATACTGCCTGATTTCTCTTGCGCTGAGATATCTAAAATACCTGTTGATGGTGTTGTTCTTCTTATGAAATCCATGGGCATCGATAAGGTGAGCTTTGCATATATTTTGTTGTTCATCTTTCTCTCTAGAATTGTTTCATATTAGGGTCTATATGGTGCCTATTCAGATACTTTATGGGTTAACTTTGGGATCCCTAGACACATAAATATTTGCTTTCTTTTGTCAAAATTTGAGCCTATAAactttttctataatttttgcTTATGCACATTTATGATGAGGGATTATTTGCGGTTGAGTTCTGCCAAATTATCTGAAGTCAATCTAAGGTGAAGTTTTAAAGCGAACATTTTTGTTATTAGGTTCACTTGCAGTTAGTAATACCCATTTTGGTTACCATATAACTTTTGATCTGTTATGGGCCTTTTAATAAGGTTCCTTAAAGGTTTAGATGTTATGGTGTCTACCTGATCTACATTAACTTGTATAAAACTTGAAGTTGTTCACCAATGAATATCTATGTCACGTTTTCTGTACTTTTTTCAGGTTGCAAATTTCCCATTCCCGACTTCTCCAGGACCCACTGCGTTGGTTGAAGCAGAGCGTTGTCTGAAAGCTCTTGAAGCACTCGATGGCAGTGGAAGGTTGACATCTCTGGGGAAAGCCATGGCTCATTATCCAATGAGTCCTCGCCACTCAAGGATGCTCCTTACTGTTATCCAGATTATGAGAAGGGTGAAAAGCTATGCCCGGGCTAATCTGGTTCTTGGATATGCAGTTGCAGCTGCTGCAGTTTTGAGCTCGACAAATCCTTTTGTCATACAATATGAAGAAAGCCATAATCAAACTGATGAACCAAAGCGGGATGATGGATCTAATCCCTTAGATAGTGAAAAAGTTttgaacaagaaagaaaaatcacagaaaagaaagttaaaagaattggCCAAAATGTCACGAGCTAAATTCTCTAATCCTAGTAGTGATACTCTGACAGTTGCTTATGCATTACAGTGTTTTGAGCTTTCAGAAAGCCAAGTGGACTTCTGCAATGAGAACGCATTACATCTGAAAACCATGGAGGAAATGTCAAAGCTAAGAAAGCAGCTTCTTCAGTTGGTTTTTAATCAAAATGTTCATTGTGATGTTGGACAAGATTTCTTATGGACTCATGGAACCATGGAAGATGTAGAGCAGTCTTGGAGGGTTGCCTTCAGTAAGTACCCACTTTTACTGAACGAGGAAGAGCTCTTAGGACAAGCTATCTGTGCTGGCTGGGCTGATAGGGTTGCCAAACGCATCAGAGGAGTTTCAAGATCGTCTGAAGGCGATAGGAAGGTAAATACAGTTAGGTATCAGGCCTGCTTGGTTACGGAAACCGTCTTTCTCCATCGCGCTTCATCTCTTTCGAGTTCTGCTCCGGAGTTCTTGGTATACAGTGAACTATTACAGACAAAGCGGCCATACATGCATGGGGCAACAAGTGTGAAATCGGATTGGCTTGTTAAATATGCCAAGTCTTATTGCACTTTCTCTGCTCCTCTTACTGATCCTAAACCTTACTACGACCCTCAAACAGATGAAGTATATTGTTGGGTGGTTCCCACGTTCGGGCCTCACCTATGGCAACTTCCAATGCATAATTTGCAGATCAGTAGCAATGCACATCGAGTGACAGTATTTGCATATGCTTTGCTTGAAGGTCAAGTATTGCCATGCTTAAAGTCTGTCAAGCAATTCATGTCAGCTTCTCctgatattattttaaagcCGGAATCATATGGTCAAAGTCGAGTCGGAAATCTTTTACATAAGTTCAAGACCTGGAGGATTGACAGTTGTGGTCAGTTAAGAAAGATATGGGAGGACAATTCAAGAGCATTACATTCAGTAATTCTAGACTGGTTTCAAGAAAGTTTccacaaacattttgaaaagcttTGGTCAGAGATGCTTTCTGAAGTCCTCCTAGAGCCCCAAGAACGTTTTCCCAAGAGATTGAAGAgagataaaaggaaaaagtagTGTTGCTTATTTGAAAGTTAGGAATGAAAAATacatctattttatttcattttatttatgattCTTGCAAATCTCAAAATGAGTCTGTAACTTGTATTACGATCTGTAATtgtaaaaggaaagaaattttgatgtaatGAACTATTTAGAGTTGATCTCGTACAAGTATGAAGTGAAAGCATTAGTTTCAGACTATGACGTGTCCTTCCCTTAACCTGGCAGGTTTCGAGCTGCCTACAACATTTCCATTTTTCCTTCGTGGTGATGCTCTTTTTTGCCTGTCATGGACATGTAACTTCAggcatataatttttttacgattaatttttaacaagatTTTAGTATCTATTTTCATAGCATTTGACGATCTTCATTAGGGTTGCAGGAAAAGGTGTCCATGTACATTAGATTTAGATTATTTAGGTAGTGGTACTCCAGTCTACAAATCACGTTGGGATCGTGCACCCAACGTAATGTTCCtacattgtttattttatttcctaactATTAATCATAATCAATAATCATTGGTAACAAATTTCCCTATAAATAGGCAACGTTGTGAGCCGCTTTCTTCATCCACCATCTTCCTTTCTTTGTTCATATAGTAGTTACTACATCACAATGGCTCTCCCACGTCTCTCCTTGCCATTCTCCTTACTTCTACTTTCATTGCTAGTTATTGCTTCGGCTGGCGATTATAGCGATGCTTCATCTAAATATGGTTTCGATGGAATACCGGCTGACAGCCCTCAGGCAAAGCCAGATGAAGCAGAAATACCTCATTATGGCACCAAACCAGACTACTACAAGCCCCAACCAACATACAAAGACAAGTCTGAGGGAAATGAAAAGCCTGCAGGTTACTACACGACACCATACGTTATTAAACCAAAGCCAGAAGGAGAAGAAAAGCCTAATCACAAGCCTGAACCTGAAGAAGAAAAACATTATTATGGTAGTAAACCAGACAACTACAAGCAAACAAAGGAAGGTGAAAAACccgaaaatgaaagaaaaccaTACGTCGTTAAACCAGAGCCAAAAGGTGAAGAAAAGTCTTACGATGGCACAAAACCAGAAGAAATGAATAATCGTATCTCCATTGCTGTTCAAGGGCTTGTTTTATGTAACACAGGTTCCAAGTATTACCCAATTCAAGGTAATGTACTCAGACAGTCCTAATACTCCCTTTATGTATTTTGTGTTGATTGAGTGTAGTTGGCTTCTTAATTTCTCTCATTTATTGGCATGAGCAGGGGCTTCTGCAACGATAACATGTAAAGCTGTTGATGAGGTAGGGGCCGAGAGAACTGTCTCCATTTGCAGCAAAGCAACTGATACAAAAGGTTACTTCTTTGCTACATTGTCTGATCAAGGTCGTGACAAGTTGAAGCTTAAAGAGTGCAAGGCGTACCTTAAAAGCTCTCCATTGGAGGCCTGCAATGTTCCCACTAATGTCAACAAAGCCATTGAGGGTGCTCGTCTTTCTGCTTTCCGTGTTCTAAAGGAGAAGAAGACGAAATTGTATTCTGTGGGGCCTTTCTTCTACACCACCCAAGCTAAACCAACGGCAGCCCCTAAATATGGTTACTAAAGTTGAATCCTTTCCTCTTGACTATACAATCTAATTTCCTCCCCCATTTTGATATTCTGTTTTGAAGTTTGAGATGGCAACTTGAGTTGATTCTTTCCTGTGTtaatttccatcttttttttaaGTGAACCTTGTTTGATTTGATGATTGGCTTGCTCCAGTAGTAGCCTCTTTCCGGAACTTGTAATGAACATTGGTCTatctataatattttgaatatcatttgtttttaataaattatgtaaggagagtaagatttttttttaataaagttcTAAGTAATCACAAGCATCAAATTATGACAAATGGATAGTTTGAGTAACCACAATACAGAATCAAACCATTACATCGCAAACCAATCTAGACTAAAGTTAATAAACGGACTAAACTAACTGGACTAAAATCTATTCATGGCAACCACAAATGAGACGACTCGAAAACCTACACATAAAATTGTGCATGACAAATCTCGAATCACGACCCTAGACCTCCACTCTTATCAATTGAACGAAGGCCTCCTCGGcataatagaatttttagatttcTCAAATAAATCAgtggaaaatgttttaattgtgggttatttttttttcaaattttatttttagaagatTAGTTTTCATCAAAATGTTAGAATAAATTAGCCATATGtgctagttttttttttaattggccttttaggcttttttttaaaaaattaagaaaataggtCCATTTTGGAGCTCTCCTcggcttttttttttaaattttgttagggttagggtttttttaggaattagggtttaaggttttagaaGTACAACCATGCAAGTTTATAGGTAGATTTGAGGGGTCGAGGATGCGATAATTGTCTCagaacacatacatttcatatgtcatgcTGGGATAGGACTATTATCTCAGAAACTCATCTTATGGAAGTCAGGTTTTGGGGTGACAGTGGTTGATACGATCATGGGTCAAAGTCTAAGTGGAGGTCTCAGTCAGCAGCCGTGAGGCGATCATGGGTTCGAGTATAACCGGGGGCCAGTTGACGGTCGTTATGCGGTTATgagttcaagctttttggatACCTGCAAATGATGCATTACatataccatacataagatTGATGCCATAATTATAGGAAAAAACGGAGGGATTTTCGGTGTAATTAAACAGAGGGATTTTCGGTGTAATTAACatagtttttttctttacttccaTGCACCCGACATTTTTAACATTTCATTCTTCTATGAAGGCTGACACCGAGGTGGACACAAGAGGGCTCTTAGGTGGAGAGCGGATGTTCCGACATAGTAGAGGTCAAACTCGAGTCGACGTAATAGTGGTTGTAATTATTAATGGGTTGTTTAATAATGACAACTGTTGTCTCTCGGAAAGAAGCATCACCTTTATTGCGCCGCAACAGTTGCTGTCCACCTGAGAGTTCTCTTACGTCCACGGCAGTGCTGGCCTTTGGATAGGAAGGAAGGTTAAAGGTATCAGCTGTGtggaaatggagaaaaaagTTACACCGATTATAATGGGAATCCCCATAGtttttccttatgattatgccTTCAAAATTTTGTATGGTATTTACAAGGCAGCATCTTCGGGTATCCGAAAAGTTTGAACTCGTGCCCGCATAACGACCGTCAACTGGTTCCCCCGTTATACTCCGATCCATGACCTCATAACGATCGATAATCAAGACCTCTACACAGACTTCCACCTATAATCGTATAAAGCAAAATCACCTCAGAACCTGACTTTCACACGATAGGTTTTTGAGGTAATAGTCCTATCTCGATaagatatatgaaatgtgtgtgTCTCAGAGTGATATCACATCATCGACAACTCAAGAATacctcaaataaaaaaatttattagagATGGAAATTTGTAACATTGAAGTGGGGAAGAAAATCGAGAGAGAGAAATATTGTAAAGTGAAGGGATATAGGCCGGGAGGGATGATGGGTTTAGGGATGATGAAGTATGGAGGGGTAGCCCCCTTTTATAAGCGTGGGAGAGGGTGAGATTGCAAAGGAAAAAAATCTTCGTCGTCGAAAACGCGTTGTAGGACCGGCTTTTTCATCAAATATCTTCAAAACGTGCTTCAAATCTTACCTACTTTTTTGGTAGACTTTACTAGAAATGCTAAGAAAGCTCGTCCAACTGAACGTTTTGAAGCACTGAATACCCTTTGAAGAACgtgtttgataaaattatttgatttgtgaAACACATTTTCGAGCACCGAAGAgcgttttattattattatcagaTGAAAGTGTGTCTTTTGAAATGCATTTTGAAGCACACATTCCTTCTCTCCTTattctattttgttattaaagtACTGAAATATTTAGAACTTACACATGTGACAATTTCATATCAAACATTGAAGAGTTGCATTATGAGTATTGTCTGCATTTCTTTCGATAACCATCTGAATTTTTTTGTGTTCTAAATatctaatttgttttaaattgaaatgagtTGACGAGTGAAATTCGTCATTTACTACGACTGTCAAATATGTAATACAAAAGTTGAGGTCGTATTTGCAGGAGCCCAGTCCTTGGAATTGACTTTCAACCGTAACATTCAATTGCGTGAGCTACGGACTAGAATCAGGAGGAAAGTTAGGGGTTCGAGTCGGGAAATAATTTCGAGCTTGCAATGTAGATATCCGACATCGATTGACCTCTTTAAGTATGAGTTATTTGATGTGAAAGGCGAGCTCGAGCTGGAGGCGGTTATATCATCGCACTGCTCAAGCGAAAATGCTGTAATGGAGTTATCTATCAAGTTTGCCCAGGCTAATGGAGCTGGTCCATCTTCAACCACTGGTGCGGCTAATGTGGGAACCGAAGCTAAAGTAGAAAGTCCTACTACACGGTTGTGTGGTGGGTTCACTAGTTTGTTACAAAGCTCCTATTATGATGTCCCCGTAGTATCAATGGGTAGacattctttaatttttgacacTGATTTAAACTTCAGTGGCCATTATCGGTCAAGGTATTAGCGTAACCCGAACCTTGACACTCGGGCACGACATTTAGTTAGTGTGTTTGATTTCAACTTCAGTGGTTCGATGTCTTAGGGTGGAAGCACTTATATTGGGGGGCCATCAACCTACACTGGTTTGTAATCCGGTGCAAATTTTACCGAGCACATGGGGTATAGAAGAACTGATGACTTACTTTCTACGATCGGGTCCGACGAGGGCACATTGAACCCTTTAGTTGAAGATGAAAATGAAGGCGCGGCTGAGGAAGAAGATGCAGTCAAGGAAGAAGAGGCAGCGGATGCAGTTAACGGATCAGAGTCAGACCTCGGTCCAATTCGATAGTTTGGTCCAGATAATTCAGAAGTAGCACTTTTTTCTGAACTAGAGTAGGTTCTAATTGAGCTAGAACCTTGTGGTTTTGACGATAACAGTTCAGACAATGCTTCAGATCCAGATTCGTGATTCAGGGCATATGGACCTCCGCCTTATATGACTAACATCAACCTCTCCATTGAGGGTGGTTTAAAGTTTCGGCAGCTACTGCACAGAACTTTTAGCCATACAAGCTCATCGTCAGATGTCCGAGTATTAGAAGTTGGCATGGAATACCCCATCAAAGATGCTTTTCTTGCTTCACTAAAGTAATACAACTTCAAAAATGGTGTGAACTATCACGTCACAAAATCTTGTTTAGAGAAATTCGAGGGAAACTGCGCAATGCGTGATGGGAGGTACAAATGGAAAATCATGACATCTTTTCGAAAGAAGCCAAACTTGTGGACAATAAAGAAAGTATTCTGGTCTACATATTTGTGTTGTAGCAGGTGCACAATGCGATCACCCAATTTTCTGACATAATATGACTTGATCGGGGTCTTTATTTTTTCCAATAATGTGACTTTAACTCGTAATTTACATGTGTAAGTCAGGATCATCCGAGGCTAGACTCCGACATGatatctgatattattctacTTATGGTGAAAGTGAGTCCCAGGATTCCCATCTCGGTGTTGATTGCCAACATCTATAACTTGTACGATTACACGCCATCGTACTACAAGGCATGGGTCGCAAAACAAAAAGCTATAGATAAGCTGCATCACAACTGGGACATGTCGTACAATGATTTATGACAATAGTTTCAGGTACTGGATCGATATGTAACAGATTCTGTAACTGATCCAGAAATGCACCTAGCGTACTTCGAAGATCGTCTGGCCCCTGGGAAAAGAACGTTCCACCGATTCTTTTGGACATTTAATCAATGCAGGGAAGCTTTCTGGAATTGCAAGCCTTTGGTGCAAATTGATGGCACCTGACTGTATGAAAGGTATTAACATCGTTGTTGATAGTCGTTGTCTCAATAACTCTCTCCGAAAACATAGATGAATAAGATTTCTTCTTTAGCCGATTGCACCGTCACGTTTGCCTGTAACCCTACATATGTGTCATATCCTATAGGGGAACCAGAATCTTGGCCACTATTGAGCGGCATGGTAGCCTTTGGGATCGCACCCACCATAGGTACTTTATAAGGCATGTCGGCTCCAACTGCCACTCAAAATGGCCTTCGAAAAGTGAGCGAGATCAATGCATTGACATTGGCATGTAGTTTCCACTTTATCCACAATTATGATAAACCATATACCATCgtatattatttgtattcatCAGTATACTTTTCTCGACAAGGTATGAGCTCGTCCAACATCGTTTCCATGAGATGTTGGGTAACTTGTGCACCATCAACAACGCCGATGTGGACTACCTCGCCAACATACCCTTTAAACAGTGGGCGCAATCGTATGACAGGGATCTACAGTACGAGCACATGACAATGAACTTAGTCGAATGCATCAATTTCGTACTGAAAGGGACGCGTCATTTGTCGATAACCTCGGTTGTCAAAGAAACATACTTTCACCTGGCTATCTTATTTCCAAAGCGAGTAACGACATATGTTGGGCAGATAGCAGGCAATCACGTTTTTTGCGAGGATGTCATGAAAGAAATTAGATGAAATGCAACGATAGCGAACACTATGCATGTAGTGTGTCATTCACGTCGAAACTTGAGATAACTAGAAACGAATTACATGTAGatccaataataataaatgaattgaaatgtaacaacccgattttgaacctaatcgaaacagtggtttcgagaccacaaattcgagtctgaaaaatattttaa
This region includes:
- the LOC105794496 gene encoding ATP-dependent RNA helicase DEAH13 isoform X1, which translates into the protein MNLYLGGKMENSCPHVELKNGQDALSLESSDSNALILPTKRSKKRRGKDQELQRVKGKQNPKLSKSQIRKLKKIEEEKEKELFLAKSIEALEKYKIPEDVYSLLQSSKTIGQAETTREKRRTAIQFSKVGLEVPRSAKSSKVRDGDLSSSSEPEIELEELNSRKDISQNQIEQSIKVEKEVAKHAGDSLASSQKLAFCKDLSASCSYVDTLPTMEAFCKNNDAPLEEGMETSIPKLPVDDGRKSTMSMGPLSASTVVVHVSRADEIENKRKDLPIVMMEQEIMEAINENSTVIICGETGCGKTTQVPQFLYEAGFGSNQSTIRSGVIGVTQPRRVAVLATAKRVAFELGLHLGKEVGFQVRHDKKIGDRCSIKFMTDGILLREVQNDVLLKRYSVIVLDEAHERSLNTDILIGMLSRVIRLRQDLYEKQQQMVLSGQSISPENMIYPLNLVLMSATLRVEDFISGRRLFCVPPPVIEVPTRQYPVTIHFSKRTELVDYIGQAFKKVMSIHKRLPPGGILVFVTGQREVEYLCRRLRKASKGVITNISKGDKITEAAPNSQLNSVEDINMKDISDAFETNEDSAHQKTDRFSSYDEDQYDYHEDDSDASYDSEMDSELETFDEDDNTLDKKSMENSGNLVDVLGGDGNLASLKAAFEALSGKNGLDSNPEGQEAVSINPENSLEQPSAPIEKVSEGNRGLNTGALRVLPLYAMLSAAAQLCVFEEVKDGERLVVVATNVAETSLTIPGIKYVVDTGREKVKNYNPTNDMETYEIQWISKASAAQRAGRAGRTGPGHCYRLYSSAVFSNILPDFSCAEISKIPVDGVVLLMKSMGIDKVANFPFPTSPGPTALVEAERCLKALEALDGSGRLTSLGKAMAHYPMSPRHSRMLLTVIQIMRRVKSYARANLVLGYAVAAAAVLSSTNPFVIQYEESHNQTDEPKRDDGSNPLDSEKVLNKKEKSQKRKLKELAKMSRAKFSNPSSDTLTVAYALQCFELSESQVDFCNENALHLKTMEEMSKLRKQLLQLVFNQNVHCDVGQDFLWTHGTMEDVEQSWRVAFSKYPLLLNEEELLGQAICAGWADRVAKRIRGVSRSSEGDRKVNTVRYQACLVTETVFLHRASSLSSSAPEFLVYSELLQTKRPYMHGATSVKSDWLVKYAKSYCTFSAPLTDPKPYYDPQTDEVYCWVVPTFGPHLWQLPMHNLQISSNAHRVTVFAYALLEGQVLPCLKSVKQFMSASPDIILKPESYGQSRVGNLLHKFKTWRIDSCGQLRKIWEDNSRALHSVILDWFQESFHKHFEKLWSEMLSEVLLEPQERFPKRLKRDKRKK
- the LOC105794496 gene encoding ATP-dependent RNA helicase DEAH13 isoform X2; amino-acid sequence: MNQLTILGPLSASTVVVHVSRADEIENKRKDLPIVMMEQEIMEAINENSTVIICGETGCGKTTQVPQFLYEAGFGSNQSTIRSGVIGVTQPRRVAVLATAKRVAFELGLHLGKEVGFQVRHDKKIGDRCSIKFMTDGILLREVQNDVLLKRYSVIVLDEAHERSLNTDILIGMLSRVIRLRQDLYEKQQQMVLSGQSISPENMIYPLNLVLMSATLRVEDFISGRRLFCVPPPVIEVPTRQYPVTIHFSKRTELVDYIGQAFKKVMSIHKRLPPGGILVFVTGQREVEYLCRRLRKASKGVITNISKGDKITEAAPNSQLNSVEDINMKDISDAFETNEDSAHQKTDRFSSYDEDQYDYHEDDSDASYDSEMDSELETFDEDDNTLDKKSMENSGNLVDVLGGDGNLASLKAAFEALSGKNGLDSNPEGQEAVSINPENSLEQPSAPIEKVSEGNRGLNTGALRVLPLYAMLSAAAQLCVFEEVKDGERLVVVATNVAETSLTIPGIKYVVDTGREKVKNYNPTNDMETYEIQWISKASAAQRAGRAGRTGPGHCYRLYSSAVFSNILPDFSCAEISKIPVDGVVLLMKSMGIDKVANFPFPTSPGPTALVEAERCLKALEALDGSGRLTSLGKAMAHYPMSPRHSRMLLTVIQIMRRVKSYARANLVLGYAVAAAAVLSSTNPFVIQYEESHNQTDEPKRDDGSNPLDSEKVLNKKEKSQKRKLKELAKMSRAKFSNPSSDTLTVAYALQCFELSESQVDFCNENALHLKTMEEMSKLRKQLLQLVFNQNVHCDVGQDFLWTHGTMEDVEQSWRVAFSKYPLLLNEEELLGQAICAGWADRVAKRIRGVSRSSEGDRKVNTVRYQACLVTETVFLHRASSLSSSAPEFLVYSELLQTKRPYMHGATSVKSDWLVKYAKSYCTFSAPLTDPKPYYDPQTDEVYCWVVPTFGPHLWQLPMHNLQISSNAHRVTVFAYALLEGQVLPCLKSVKQFMSASPDIILKPESYGQSRVGNLLHKFKTWRIDSCGQLRKIWEDNSRALHSVILDWFQESFHKHFEKLWSEMLSEVLLEPQERFPKRLKRDKRKK
- the LOC105794505 gene encoding proline-rich protein 3, which codes for MALPRLSLPFSLLLLSLLVIASAGDYSDASSKYGFDGIPADSPQAKPDEAEIPHYGTKPDYYKPQPTYKDKSEGNEKPAGYYTTPYVIKPKPEGEEKPNHKPEPEEEKHYYGSKPDNYKQTKEGEKPENERKPYVVKPEPKGEEKSYDGTKPEEMNNRISIAVQGLVLCNTGSKYYPIQGASATITCKAVDEVGAERTVSICSKATDTKGYFFATLSDQGRDKLKLKECKAYLKSSPLEACNVPTNVNKAIEGARLSAFRVLKEKKTKLYSVGPFFYTTQAKPTAAPKYGY